A window of the Bifidobacteriaceae bacterium genome harbors these coding sequences:
- a CDS encoding FAD-dependent oxidoreductase: MAEDRFDAIIVGGGLAGLAAAHTLAAAGREALVLERGDYCGAKNVTGGRLYVSPIREALGDLLDGAPFERPITQEELCVMSGGSSLLARLCDPQIEAEPHQSYSVSRAKLDRHLARRAESRGAVVATKQKVERLIWAGGKVDGVEAGGEELRANVVICCDGVLSFTAREAGLRGPMPPGQFALGVKQVIELPAEAIESRFNLAPGAGVARLFMGDPTQGKFGGGFLYTNKESISLGLVVGLTALAEREPKTAPWELLERFKARPEVARLIDGGQAVEYSAHLIPEGGYDALSRLSGEGILVAGDAAGFSINAGITVRGMEYALMSGHLAARTAVAASERGDYGAASLGLYERLLRDSFVMADFKEHRKVARALDHDRFFAYYPELATSVLGALYRMPPGPKPRIFKTLAGALTLRDLARAAVRDLPKVVRL; encoded by the coding sequence ATGGCAGAGGATCGATTCGACGCGATCATTGTGGGCGGCGGGTTGGCCGGGTTGGCGGCCGCGCACACCCTGGCGGCGGCCGGCCGCGAGGCCTTGGTGTTGGAGCGCGGGGACTACTGCGGGGCCAAGAACGTCACGGGCGGGCGGCTGTACGTGTCGCCAATCCGGGAAGCGTTGGGCGACCTGCTGGACGGCGCGCCGTTCGAGCGCCCCATCACCCAGGAGGAACTGTGCGTGATGAGCGGCGGGTCAAGCTTGTTGGCGCGCCTGTGCGACCCGCAGATCGAGGCGGAACCCCACCAGAGCTACTCGGTTAGCCGCGCGAAGCTCGACCGGCACTTGGCCAGGCGGGCGGAAAGTCGCGGCGCGGTGGTGGCGACCAAGCAGAAAGTCGAGCGCCTGATCTGGGCGGGCGGGAAGGTCGACGGGGTGGAGGCCGGCGGCGAAGAGTTGCGCGCCAACGTGGTCATCTGCTGCGACGGGGTGCTGTCGTTCACGGCCCGCGAGGCGGGGCTGCGCGGCCCCATGCCGCCCGGGCAATTCGCCCTGGGGGTGAAGCAGGTGATAGAGCTTCCCGCCGAGGCGATCGAAAGCCGGTTCAACCTTGCGCCGGGCGCCGGGGTGGCGCGACTGTTCATGGGGGACCCGACCCAGGGCAAGTTCGGCGGGGGCTTCCTGTACACCAACAAGGAAAGCATCAGCCTTGGATTGGTGGTGGGTTTGACGGCCCTCGCGGAACGCGAGCCGAAGACCGCGCCTTGGGAGCTGCTCGAGCGTTTCAAGGCCCGCCCGGAGGTGGCCCGGCTGATCGACGGCGGCCAGGCGGTGGAATACTCGGCGCACCTCATCCCCGAGGGCGGCTACGACGCGTTGTCGCGCCTGAGCGGGGAGGGGATCCTGGTGGCGGGGGACGCGGCCGGCTTCTCCATCAACGCGGGCATCACGGTGCGCGGCATGGAATACGCCCTGATGAGCGGGCATCTGGCGGCGCGAACGGCGGTCGCGGCATCCGAGCGGGGCGACTACGGCGCCGCGTCCTTGGGCCTCTACGAGCGCCTCTTGCGGGACAGCTTCGTCATGGCGGACTTCAAAGAGCACCGCAAAGTGGCGCGCGCCTTGGACCACGACCGGTTCTTCGCCTACTACCCGGAGTTGGCGACCTCGGTTCTGGGCGCCCTGTACCGGATGCCGCCGGGTCCCAAGCCAAGGATCTTCAAAACGCTGGCGGGCGCGCTCACGTTACGCGATCTGGCCCGCGCGGCCGTGAGGGACCTGCCGAAGGTGGTGCGGCTGTGA
- a CDS encoding acyl-CoA dehydrogenase family protein, protein MDFNLSKEQLLIQQTAREFTDKFLAPLVDQIEEEHSIPMEVFQKAGEHGLLGIPFPEEVGGAGGGYDGYVLAVEQIGRVSSSLAMAIAAHTLGLACFDVFGTQAQRQAALPSGCSGELIASFAFTEPTTGSDPKQITATARRDGDWYILNGTKRFITNAAYPGYLGVVVKESETGQLATFMVDKRSAGYSTSKPWRKLAMHGGQLLDLYFEDYRVPAANLMGQIGDGYKQLLAGIGFGKLGMAAYSLGLAQGAYDDALAYCMSKLHRGTPILAKFQALQLMLADIYEKLTAIRLMLYKTATDANWAAKKNPAVFARECAATKDFVTGTAREIVNTALDMHGCYGLMEDYPIARRYREAVMFPQIEGPAHIQKVIVANSIIAAYQ, encoded by the coding sequence GTGGATTTCAATTTGAGCAAAGAACAACTGCTGATCCAGCAAACGGCCAGGGAGTTCACCGACAAATTCCTCGCGCCTCTGGTCGACCAGATCGAGGAGGAGCACTCAATCCCCATGGAGGTGTTCCAAAAGGCCGGCGAGCACGGGCTGCTCGGCATCCCGTTCCCGGAAGAGGTGGGTGGCGCGGGTGGCGGCTATGACGGCTACGTGCTCGCGGTGGAGCAGATCGGCCGCGTGTCCAGTTCCCTGGCCATGGCGATCGCGGCCCACACGTTGGGATTGGCCTGTTTCGACGTGTTCGGCACGCAGGCCCAACGCCAGGCGGCGCTGCCCTCGGGCTGCTCGGGCGAGTTGATCGCCTCCTTCGCGTTCACCGAGCCGACCACCGGCAGCGACCCGAAACAGATCACCGCCACGGCCCGCCGCGACGGCGACTGGTACATCCTGAACGGCACCAAGCGGTTCATCACGAACGCCGCCTACCCCGGCTACCTGGGCGTGGTGGTCAAAGAGTCCGAGACGGGCCAGTTGGCCACGTTCATGGTGGACAAGCGCTCGGCCGGCTATTCGACGTCGAAGCCGTGGCGGAAGCTCGCCATGCACGGCGGGCAACTGCTGGACCTGTATTTCGAGGACTACCGGGTGCCGGCCGCCAACCTGATGGGCCAGATCGGCGACGGCTACAAGCAGCTCCTGGCCGGGATCGGCTTCGGCAAACTGGGCATGGCCGCGTACAGCCTTGGGCTGGCCCAGGGGGCGTATGACGACGCGCTGGCGTACTGCATGTCGAAGCTGCACCGGGGGACCCCCATTTTGGCGAAGTTCCAGGCGCTGCAGCTGATGCTGGCGGACATTTACGAGAAGCTCACGGCTATCCGCCTGATGCTCTACAAGACCGCGACGGACGCGAACTGGGCGGCCAAGAAGAACCCCGCCGTCTTCGCCCGCGAGTGCGCCGCCACCAAGGATTTCGTCACCGGCACCGCCCGCGAGATCGTCAACACGGCGCTGGACATGCACGGGTGCTACGGCCTGATGGAGGACTACCCGATCGCCCGGCGGTACCGCGAGGCGGTCATGTTCCCGCAGATCGAAGGGCCGGCGCACATCCAAAAGGTGATCGTGGCCAACTCGATCATCGCGGCCTATCAGTGA
- a CDS encoding acyl-CoA dehydrogenase family protein, with the protein MYDMSLNKEEQLILKAVREYAEKHVAPAAKGADRAGEVCWEAVNRGIELGLHALAIPAEYGGPGVSHVLSVILVEEISKACTGITGTLLACNPASYPVLIAGNEEQKRYFADLILGGKLAAFCLTEPGAGSDAGAVATTAVRDGDEWVLNGTKRFVTNGGVAGVYTVFATVDRALGLKGLTAFMVERDREGVQIGAKEDKMGIRATSTTDVVFTDVRVPADHLLGGEGDGFKIAMKTLDLSRPVVAAQAVGIAQAALDLAVVYAGERKQFGKPIAANQGVQFMLADMAIKTEAARWLTRRAAWLQDAGLPSTKEAAMAKTFAGDTAMSVTTDAVQVFGGYGYSRDYPVEKLMRDAKITQIYEGTAQIQRLVVAGQLLRG; encoded by the coding sequence ATGTATGACATGAGCTTGAACAAGGAAGAGCAACTGATCCTCAAGGCCGTGCGGGAGTACGCCGAGAAGCACGTGGCCCCGGCCGCGAAGGGGGCCGACCGCGCGGGCGAGGTCTGCTGGGAGGCGGTCAACCGGGGGATCGAACTGGGCCTCCACGCGCTGGCCATCCCCGCCGAATACGGCGGGCCGGGCGTCTCGCACGTGCTGAGCGTCATCCTGGTGGAGGAGATCTCGAAGGCCTGCACCGGCATCACCGGCACCCTCCTGGCCTGCAACCCGGCCAGCTATCCGGTGCTGATCGCGGGGAACGAAGAGCAAAAGCGGTACTTCGCGGACTTGATCCTGGGCGGGAAACTGGCCGCGTTCTGCCTGACGGAGCCGGGCGCCGGGTCAGACGCGGGCGCGGTGGCCACCACGGCGGTGCGGGACGGCGACGAATGGGTGCTGAACGGCACCAAGCGGTTCGTCACCAACGGCGGCGTGGCGGGCGTCTACACGGTTTTCGCCACGGTGGACCGCGCCCTGGGGTTGAAGGGGCTGACGGCGTTCATGGTGGAACGGGACCGCGAGGGCGTCCAAATCGGGGCCAAAGAGGACAAGATGGGGATCCGCGCCACCAGCACCACCGACGTGGTTTTCACCGACGTGCGGGTGCCCGCCGACCACTTGTTGGGCGGCGAGGGCGACGGGTTCAAAATCGCCATGAAGACGCTGGATCTGTCGCGGCCGGTGGTGGCGGCGCAGGCGGTCGGGATAGCGCAAGCCGCCCTCGACCTGGCTGTCGTCTACGCCGGCGAACGCAAACAGTTCGGCAAGCCGATCGCGGCGAACCAGGGCGTCCAATTCATGCTGGCGGACATGGCCATCAAGACCGAGGCCGCCCGGTGGCTGACCCGGCGCGCCGCCTGGTTGCAGGACGCGGGCTTGCCGAGCACCAAAGAGGCGGCCATGGCCAAGACCTTCGCCGGGGACACCGCGATGAGCGTCACGACGGATGCCGTCCAGGTCTTTGGCGGCTACGGCTACAGCCGCGACTACCCGGTTGAGAAGCTCATGCGAGACGCCAAAATCACGCAGATCTACGAGGGCACCGCCCAGATTCAGCGCCTGGTGGTGGCCGGCCAACTGTTGCGCGGCTAG
- a CDS encoding electron transfer flavoprotein subunit alpha/FixB family protein, producing MPGILVYSANAGLARELLTAAAGVAAAGPGQSAPVYALTLGEGCQPDELGGARVRAATAPVSIGDVAAVAGAVAAAARKLDCGIVLLGGDRRGKELAGRVGEKLGAGVVSGVTGFEPGEDGTVARRDALGGAVVERCVVATPTAVFAVAPRCFAEAPAAGEPQVEPIDLPASSSNVRVVGREAKPAGGVDVAAANVLVAVGCGFAEREAALGAEALATRLGGAVGCSKPLATDRGWLGEDRVIGISGKSCAPQLALLLGVSGQVQFWAGVRDAKTIIAVNTDEGAPAMAMADYSLVGDVREVLPGLLAAIG from the coding sequence ATGCCTGGAATCTTGGTGTACAGCGCCAACGCCGGCCTGGCCCGCGAACTGCTGACGGCGGCCGCCGGGGTGGCGGCGGCCGGTCCCGGCCAGTCAGCCCCTGTCTACGCCCTGACTTTGGGGGAGGGCTGCCAGCCGGACGAACTGGGGGGAGCGCGGGTTCGCGCGGCGACGGCCCCGGTCTCAATCGGCGACGTCGCCGCCGTGGCGGGAGCGGTGGCGGCGGCGGCTCGGAAGCTGGACTGCGGCATCGTGCTCCTGGGCGGCGACCGGCGGGGCAAAGAACTAGCCGGCCGGGTCGGGGAAAAGCTGGGCGCGGGCGTGGTGAGCGGCGTCACCGGTTTTGAGCCGGGGGAGGACGGAACGGTCGCGCGGCGCGACGCCCTGGGCGGCGCCGTGGTGGAGCGGTGCGTGGTGGCCACGCCGACGGCGGTCTTCGCCGTGGCGCCCAGGTGCTTCGCGGAGGCCCCGGCCGCGGGCGAACCGCAGGTGGAGCCGATCGACCTGCCGGCTTCCAGTTCGAACGTGCGGGTGGTCGGCCGGGAGGCGAAACCGGCGGGCGGAGTCGACGTGGCGGCCGCGAACGTCCTGGTGGCGGTCGGCTGCGGGTTCGCCGAGCGGGAGGCGGCGCTCGGGGCGGAGGCGTTGGCGACCCGGCTGGGCGGCGCCGTGGGCTGCTCCAAGCCGCTCGCGACGGACCGGGGCTGGCTGGGGGAAGACCGGGTGATTGGCATCTCGGGGAAGTCCTGCGCGCCGCAGCTGGCCCTCCTGTTGGGTGTCTCGGGGCAGGTCCAGTTCTGGGCGGGCGTCAGGGACGCCAAGACGATCATCGCCGTGAACACGGACGAAGGGGCGCCGGCCATGGCCATGGCGGACTATTCGCTGGTGGGCGACGTGCGCGAAGTGCTGCCGGGACTGCTGGCCGCGATCGGGTGA
- a CDS encoding electron transfer flavoprotein subunit beta/FixA family protein produces the protein MNILVAMKQTPDLRQLRLRERRPVLEGAPKTFGDLDKNALEAAVALKAEGDKVTVLGVGDAELEDTVKEALAAGADEAVLVLVGEGTPVGAPDSRVTAALLAAAVKTVEAPALLIMGEGSGDGYSGQVVGRVAELLGWPQVGFARELRLEQGEVVAVRSLEDVLETVAVPLPAVVSVSAEINEPRIPAVTAILRAGRKPKRSLNAAELVVEPPPPGTRTLSALAPEVRRRGERLGGVADLAAVLADENLI, from the coding sequence ATGAACATCCTGGTGGCGATGAAGCAGACGCCGGACCTGCGCCAGCTTCGCTTGCGCGAGCGGCGGCCGGTACTGGAGGGGGCGCCCAAGACCTTCGGCGACTTGGACAAGAACGCCCTCGAGGCCGCGGTGGCCCTGAAGGCCGAGGGGGACAAGGTGACCGTCCTCGGCGTGGGCGACGCCGAACTTGAGGACACCGTCAAGGAGGCGTTGGCGGCTGGCGCCGACGAGGCGGTCTTGGTGCTGGTCGGAGAGGGGACGCCGGTCGGCGCGCCGGACTCCCGTGTGACGGCGGCGCTGCTCGCGGCGGCGGTCAAGACGGTCGAGGCGCCGGCGCTGCTGATCATGGGCGAGGGCAGCGGCGACGGCTACAGCGGCCAGGTGGTCGGCCGCGTGGCCGAACTGCTGGGTTGGCCGCAAGTGGGTTTCGCGCGCGAACTCCGCCTGGAGCAGGGGGAGGTCGTGGCCGTGCGCAGCCTGGAAGACGTGTTGGAGACGGTCGCAGTCCCCCTGCCCGCGGTGGTCTCCGTCTCGGCGGAGATCAACGAGCCCCGCATCCCGGCCGTCACGGCCATCCTGCGGGCGGGCCGCAAACCGAAACGATCGCTGAACGCCGCCGAACTGGTCGTGGAACCGCCCCCGCCCGGCACGCGGACTTTGAGCGCGCTGGCGCCCGAGGTTCGGCGCCGCGGCGAGCGGCTGGGCGGCGTGGCCGACCTGGCGGCGGTGCTGGCAGACGAAAACCTGATTTGA
- a CDS encoding ferredoxin family protein → MSGGGGQAAPQAPGAATALLGLNVFREGKAFHIRVKPGSEGDPRLLLAVAACPAGLYTVGGDGRVELGRDGCLECGACWLLCGPDVLEWTYPEGAAGVQYRFG, encoded by the coding sequence GTGAGCGGGGGCGGCGGCCAGGCGGCGCCACAGGCGCCTGGCGCGGCCACGGCGCTGTTAGGCCTGAACGTCTTCAGGGAGGGCAAAGCCTTCCACATCCGGGTCAAGCCCGGCAGCGAGGGCGATCCGCGCCTGCTCCTGGCGGTGGCGGCCTGCCCGGCGGGCCTTTACACCGTCGGGGGTGACGGCAGGGTCGAATTGGGCCGGGACGGCTGCCTGGAATGCGGGGCGTGTTGGCTGCTGTGCGGCCCCGACGTGCTGGAGTGGACCTACCCGGAGGGCGCGGCCGGCGTCCAGTACCGCTTCGGGTGA